Proteins encoded together in one Deinococcus aestuarii window:
- a CDS encoding cobyrinate a,c-diamide synthase, which produces MRRLVLAAPHSGSGKTTVASLLCLALRHRGLRVRPFKLGPDYLDPTHLTRAAGVPARNLDSFLLAPERLRTLFTRAASGADICVLEGVMGLYDGRDPASDAHSTADLARLLEAPVVLVIDAGGSARTVAAVAHGLRTFGGEQGGPGLRVVGVILNRVAGERHARLCEVALTQIGLPVLGFVPRDEALHLPARHLGLLSAEQASWEEESALRAAANLRLDALLEAAEAPALPAQGAPAPVPAHRAVIAYAHDEAFHFYYPDALDALREAGARLVPFSPLRDAGLPPGAGGVLLGGGYPEAHAAELAANVSLRAALRDFAADGRPVIGECGGLMYLGETLEDAGGRVFEMCGVIPYRTRMAPRLTLGYRDATTLAPSPLAPAGQALRGHEFHHSVLTHPPTRPAYAWTDGAGGRVEEGYAHGNVLASYLHLHHGADEALARRLVEACS; this is translated from the coding sequence TTGAGGCGGCTCGTTCTCGCCGCGCCGCACTCGGGCAGCGGGAAGACGACGGTCGCCTCGCTCCTGTGCCTGGCCCTGCGGCACCGGGGCCTGCGGGTGCGGCCCTTCAAGCTGGGGCCGGACTACCTCGACCCCACCCACCTGACGCGGGCGGCGGGGGTGCCCGCGCGCAACCTCGACTCCTTCCTGCTCGCCCCGGAGCGGCTGCGGACCCTGTTCACCCGGGCGGCGTCGGGGGCGGACATCTGCGTGCTGGAGGGGGTGATGGGTCTGTACGACGGGCGCGACCCGGCGAGCGACGCGCACTCGACCGCCGACCTCGCCCGGTTGCTTGAAGCCCCGGTCGTGCTCGTGATCGACGCGGGCGGCAGCGCGAGGACGGTCGCGGCGGTGGCCCACGGCCTGCGGACGTTTGGAGGGGAACAGGGCGGCCCTGGCCTCAGGGTCGTCGGCGTGATCCTCAACCGGGTGGCGGGGGAGCGGCACGCGCGGCTGTGCGAGGTGGCCCTGACCCAGATCGGCCTGCCCGTGCTGGGGTTCGTCCCGCGCGACGAGGCCCTGCATCTCCCCGCCCGGCACCTCGGCCTGCTGAGCGCCGAGCAGGCGAGCTGGGAGGAGGAAAGCGCCCTGCGCGCCGCCGCGAACCTCCGGCTGGACGCCCTGCTGGAGGCGGCCGAGGCTCCCGCCCTGCCCGCTCAGGGGGCGCCCGCGCCCGTCCCGGCACACCGCGCCGTGATCGCCTACGCCCACGACGAGGCGTTTCACTTCTACTACCCGGACGCGCTCGACGCCCTGCGCGAGGCGGGGGCCCGGCTGGTGCCCTTCAGCCCGCTGCGGGACGCGGGGCTGCCCCCCGGTGCGGGCGGCGTGCTGCTCGGCGGCGGTTACCCGGAGGCCCACGCGGCGGAGCTGGCGGCGAACGTCTCCCTGCGGGCGGCCCTGCGCGACTTCGCGGCGGACGGGCGCCCGGTGATCGGCGAGTGCGGCGGGTTGATGTACCTCGGTGAGACGCTGGAGGACGCGGGGGGGCGGGTCTTCGAGATGTGCGGGGTGATCCCCTACCGCACCCGGATGGCGCCCCGGCTCACCCTGGGCTACCGGGACGCCACCACGCTGGCCCCCTCGCCGCTCGCCCCGGCGGGCCAGGCGCTGCGCGGGCACGAGTTTCACCACAGCGTCCTGACCCACCCGCCCACCCGGCCCGCCTACGCCTGGACGGACGGCGCCGGGGGGCGGGTGGAGGAAGGCTACGCGCACGGCAACGTCCTCGCCAGCTACCTGCACCTCCACCACGGGGCGGACGAGGCGCTGGCCCGGCGGCTGGTGGAAGCGTGCTCATGA
- a CDS encoding pyridoxal phosphate-dependent aminotransferase: MTDLLPPLLPRAPHGGPTSRTFAGLDFSVNANPYGPNPRLVEALRDADHAHYPDPGYADVRARLAAWHGWDADGVTLSVGASDLLHRLARACLPPGRTLLSVHAPFGELARAAALVRAGVEVTTPGRVVSKITPGVVLVYVGHPHNPTGHAHTAQELLTLADACLAAGALLIVDEAYAPFTAAPIPPAHPAVVRVLSPGKAHGLVGARPAYALASPEVTARLDNLAPAWHLPASTAAVLAALPEGGSFLAQTLPQVAGGARDLAAALSTFGPVEHHGTPYLTLEVGDASRVAAALLERGVRVRDCASYGLPDRLRVSTRLPEENGVLVRTLAEILKGGEDG; encoded by the coding sequence GTGACCGACCTTCTCCCGCCCCTTTTGCCCCGCGCCCCACACGGAGGCCCGACCTCCCGGACCTTCGCCGGGCTCGACTTCAGCGTGAACGCCAACCCGTACGGCCCGAATCCGAGGCTGGTGGAAGCTCTCCGGGATGCCGACCACGCCCACTACCCCGACCCGGGCTACGCGGACGTGCGCGCCCGCCTCGCCGCGTGGCACGGCTGGGATGCGGACGGGGTGACCCTTTCGGTCGGGGCCTCGGACCTGCTCCACCGCCTCGCCCGCGCCTGCCTGCCCCCCGGCAGGACGCTGCTGAGCGTCCACGCCCCCTTCGGCGAACTCGCCCGCGCCGCCGCCCTCGTCCGGGCGGGGGTGGAGGTGACGACGCCTGGGCGGGTCGTTTCGAAGATCACGCCCGGAGTCGTGCTCGTGTACGTCGGGCACCCCCACAATCCCACCGGACACGCCCACACGGCGCAGGAGCTGCTGACCCTCGCCGACGCCTGTCTCGCCGCCGGGGCGCTGCTGATCGTGGACGAGGCGTACGCGCCCTTCACCGCCGCGCCCATTCCCCCTGCCCACCCTGCCGTCGTCCGGGTGCTCTCGCCCGGCAAGGCGCACGGGCTGGTCGGCGCGCGGCCCGCCTATGCGCTCGCCTCCCCGGAGGTGACGGCCCGCCTCGACAACCTCGCCCCCGCGTGGCACCTCCCCGCCTCGACCGCCGCCGTCCTCGCCGCGCTGCCGGAGGGGGGGAGCTTCCTCGCGCAGACGTTGCCACAGGTTGCCGGGGGGGCGCGTGACCTCGCGGCGGCCCTCTCGACCTTCGGCCCGGTCGAGCACCACGGCACCCCCTACCTCACCCTGGAGGTGGGGGACGCTTCCCGCGTGGCGGCGGCCTTGCTGGAGCGGGGCGTGAGGGTCCGCGACTGTGCGAGCTACGGTTTGCCCGACCGTCTGCGCGTGTCCACCCGCCTGCCGGAGGAAAACGGGGTGCTGGTGCGGACCCTCGCCGAAATTCTGAAAGGAGGCGAAGATGGCTGA
- a CDS encoding adenosylcobinamide-GDP ribazoletransferase, producing MTDSRSSWRRQLDAAHLALTFLTTLPLPHVREVREGDFARASAYYPLAGYAVGGVVALLLWLPLPLPDGVRAALAVGAWLAVTGMLHFDGLVDSADALFALKSPERRLEILRDVHVGAFGLAVGVLALLTLWSLLSAPIPAFAPVVAAVVARTVLLFPMNLYPAARQESLGARSREGRWGAALLLALPALILPGAWGAALAALAAALLVARFAASRLGGGLNGDTYGLVVVTAELAALCAFAWGRG from the coding sequence ATGACCGATTCCCGCTCCTCCTGGCGGCGACAGCTCGACGCGGCCCACCTGGCGCTGACCTTCCTGACCACGCTGCCCCTTCCGCATGTCCGCGAGGTGAGGGAGGGGGACTTCGCGCGGGCGAGCGCCTACTATCCGCTCGCCGGGTACGCGGTGGGCGGTGTGGTGGCCCTGCTGCTGTGGCTCCCCCTGCCCCTGCCGGACGGGGTGCGGGCGGCCCTCGCGGTGGGGGCGTGGCTGGCGGTGACGGGGATGCTGCACTTCGACGGGCTGGTGGACAGCGCCGACGCCCTGTTCGCCCTGAAGAGCCCCGAGCGGCGGCTGGAAATCCTGCGCGACGTGCACGTGGGGGCGTTCGGCCTCGCCGTGGGCGTCCTTGCCTTGCTGACCCTGTGGAGCCTGCTCTCGGCGCCGATTCCGGCCTTCGCCCCGGTCGTCGCGGCGGTCGTGGCACGGACGGTCTTGCTCTTCCCCATGAACCTCTACCCGGCGGCGCGGCAGGAGTCGCTGGGTGCGCGCTCGCGGGAAGGTCGCTGGGGGGCCGCGCTGCTCCTCGCCCTGCCCGCCCTGATCCTCCCCGGCGCGTGGGGGGCTGCGCTCGCCGCGCTCGCCGCCGCGCTGCTCGTCGCCCGGTTCGCCGCCTCCCGGCTGGGCGGGGGGCTCAACGGCGACACCTACGGGCTCGTCGTCGTGACGGCGGAACTCGCGGCCCTGTGCGCTTTCGCATGGGGCCGGGGGTGA
- the cobU gene encoding bifunctional adenosylcobinamide kinase/adenosylcobinamide-phosphate guanylyltransferase — protein MIVLVTGGARSGKSTFAERRAAATGEAVTYLATAQAFDAEMQGRIARHRADRPGGWVTVEEPLGVPGALRAASTPTVLLDCLSLWVSNLLLAGESDDVILARADLLLAAARARPGLTVLVTNEVGLGIVPDNALARRFRDVLGWVNQRSAAESDEAWLLVSGLPVRLKPLPTHP, from the coding sequence GTGATTGTCCTCGTCACCGGGGGGGCGCGCAGCGGCAAGAGCACCTTTGCCGAGCGCCGCGCCGCCGCCACGGGGGAGGCCGTCACTTACCTCGCCACCGCCCAGGCCTTCGACGCCGAGATGCAGGGCCGCATCGCCCGCCACCGCGCGGACCGTCCCGGCGGCTGGGTGACGGTGGAAGAACCGCTGGGCGTTCCCGGTGCCCTCCGGGCCGCCTCCACCCCGACCGTCCTCCTCGACTGCCTGAGCCTGTGGGTGAGCAACCTGCTCCTCGCGGGCGAATCCGACGACGTGATCCTCGCCCGCGCCGACCTGCTGCTCGCCGCCGCCCGCGCCCGGCCCGGCCTCACCGTCCTCGTGACGAACGAGGTCGGGCTCGGCATCGTCCCCGACAACGCCCTCGCCCGCCGCTTCCGGGACGTGCTGGGCTGGGTCAACCAGCGGTCGGCAGCGGAGAGCGACGAGGCCTGGCTCCTCGTGAGCGGCCTGCCCGTGCGGCTCAAACCACTTCCCACTCACCCCTGA
- a CDS encoding SDR family oxidoreductase, whose amino-acid sequence MADRLILVTGGTGPLGRPLVRSLLEGGARVRVLTRQLPGRRVEGAEYAVANYIAGSGLARALVGVSGVVHVAHDLSDPLRDVQGTLNLLEVARAAGRPHFAYVSIVGARRVRGFGSYAGKVRGEELVEASGLPHLILRATQFHHFADGLLTQASRLPRLLVPDGVLQSVAVEDVARELARRVLAGERGTLDFAGPEVLRIPDMARAWLAARGRAGRVLPLRLPLPHPVLRAMQRGDLVEPEAPRGTVTWADFLSKKAARG is encoded by the coding sequence ATGGCTGACCGTCTGATCCTGGTGACGGGCGGCACGGGTCCCCTGGGACGCCCGCTCGTCCGGTCGCTCCTGGAAGGTGGAGCGCGGGTCCGGGTGCTGACCCGGCAACTACCCGGGCGACGTGTGGAGGGGGCCGAGTACGCCGTCGCGAATTACATCGCCGGGTCTGGACTCGCGCGGGCCCTGGTGGGGGTGAGCGGAGTCGTCCACGTCGCCCACGACCTGAGTGATCCTCTGCGCGACGTGCAGGGCACGCTGAACCTGCTCGAAGTGGCTCGCGCCGCCGGGCGTCCCCACTTCGCCTACGTCTCCATCGTCGGCGCGCGGCGGGTCCGGGGCTTCGGCTCCTACGCGGGCAAGGTGCGCGGCGAGGAGCTGGTGGAGGCGAGCGGTCTGCCCCACCTGATCCTCCGGGCAACGCAGTTTCACCACTTCGCCGACGGGCTGCTGACCCAGGCGAGCCGCCTGCCCCGGCTCCTCGTCCCGGACGGTGTGCTCCAATCCGTCGCGGTGGAGGACGTGGCCCGCGAACTCGCGCGGCGGGTGCTCGCTGGAGAGCGGGGCACCCTCGACTTTGCCGGGCCGGAGGTGCTGCGAATTCCGGACATGGCGCGGGCCTGGCTTGCGGCGCGCGGGCGGGCGGGGCGGGTGCTCCCCCTCCGCCTGCCGCTCCCGCACCCGGTTCTGCGCGCCATGCAGCGGGGCGACCTCGTGGAGCCGGAGGCGCCGCGCGGCACGGTGACCTGGGCGGACTTCCTGAGCAAGAAGGCCGCGCGTGGGTAG
- the cobO gene encoding cob(I)yrinic acid a,c-diamide adenosyltransferase → MTDPDTAARREAAMRELQEARDTYRKREDLSKGRRGLLIVNTGKGKGKTTAALGLMLRAHGRGLRVRLFQFLKHENAKFGEHRTLDALGLPYEGLGDGFTWRSRDLETSAALAAHGWELAKEAILSGEHDLVVLDEFTYPLKYGWVAWPDVEATLRARGAGLHVVITGRDALPELIELADTVTEMQPVKHAYEAGIGAQAGIEH, encoded by the coding sequence ATGACCGACCCCGACACCGCCGCCCGCCGCGAGGCCGCCATGCGCGAGCTGCAAGAGGCGCGGGACACCTACCGCAAGCGTGAGGACCTCTCGAAGGGGCGCCGGGGCCTGCTGATCGTCAACACCGGCAAGGGCAAGGGCAAGACGACCGCCGCGCTCGGGCTGATGCTGCGGGCGCACGGGCGCGGGCTGCGGGTGCGGCTCTTCCAGTTTCTCAAGCACGAGAACGCGAAATTCGGCGAGCACCGCACCCTCGACGCGCTGGGGTTGCCCTACGAGGGGCTGGGCGACGGGTTCACCTGGCGCTCGCGCGACCTGGAAACTTCGGCGGCCCTCGCGGCGCACGGCTGGGAGCTGGCGAAAGAGGCGATCCTCTCCGGCGAGCACGACCTCGTGGTCCTCGACGAGTTCACCTACCCCCTCAAGTACGGCTGGGTCGCCTGGCCCGACGTGGAGGCGACCCTGAGAGCGCGGGGCGCGGGGCTCCACGTCGTGATCACCGGGCGCGACGCGCTGCCGGAGCTGATCGAGCTGGCCGACACCGTGACCGAGATGCAGCCCGTCAAGCACGCCTACGAGGCGGGCATCGGCGCCCAGGCGGGGATCGAACATTAG
- the cobT gene encoding nicotinate-nucleotide--dimethylbenzimidazole phosphoribosyltransferase, translated as MPTPLPPALAALVQAVQPADPAAMEAARARQAQLTKPAGALGDLEELGVRLAGVFGTDRPWPRGVAVIVAAGDHGVAAGGVSAYPPEVTPAMVANFLADTPAGPGGAAVNAIARTVGARVYVMDAGVNAELPGHPALVRAAVRRGTGDLRVEPAMTREEATALILVGAALTRRAVEEGADLIVPGEMGIGNTTPAAAMTARLLSLDPALVTGRGTGVDDATLVRKVEAVRGALARGGSDPADPLGVLADLGGFEIAAMLGAMLQAAALRRAVILDGFVEGSAALVGVALAPHLRDFLFPAGECAEVGHVPQLAHLGLKPMFNLGLRLGEGTGGVLAAPLLLAAAATLREMRTFAEAGVPGGG; from the coding sequence ATGCCCACTCCCCTCCCCCCCGCACTCGCCGCCCTCGTCCAGGCCGTTCAACCCGCTGACCCTGCCGCGATGGAGGCGGCCCGCGCCCGGCAGGCGCAGCTCACCAAGCCCGCCGGGGCGCTCGGCGACCTGGAGGAGCTGGGGGTGCGCCTCGCCGGAGTCTTTGGGACGGACCGGCCGTGGCCGCGCGGCGTGGCGGTGATCGTCGCGGCGGGGGACCACGGGGTCGCGGCGGGCGGGGTGAGCGCCTACCCCCCCGAGGTCACGCCCGCGATGGTGGCGAACTTCCTGGCCGACACGCCCGCCGGGCCGGGCGGCGCCGCCGTGAACGCCATAGCCCGGACGGTGGGCGCGCGCGTGTACGTGATGGACGCGGGGGTGAACGCCGAGTTGCCGGGGCACCCGGCCCTCGTGCGCGCGGCGGTGCGGCGGGGCACCGGCGACCTGCGCGTGGAACCCGCCATGACCCGCGAGGAGGCGACCGCCCTGATCCTGGTGGGCGCGGCCCTCACCCGCCGGGCGGTGGAGGAGGGCGCCGACCTGATCGTTCCCGGCGAGATGGGCATCGGGAACACCACCCCCGCCGCCGCGATGACGGCCCGGCTGCTCAGCCTTGACCCCGCGCTCGTGACGGGCCGGGGCACGGGGGTGGACGACGCCACCCTGGTCCGCAAGGTGGAGGCGGTGCGGGGGGCGCTGGCCCGGGGCGGCAGCGACCCCGCCGACCCCCTGGGGGTGCTGGCCGACCTCGGCGGGTTCGAGATCGCGGCGATGCTGGGGGCGATGCTTCAGGCGGCGGCGCTGAGGCGGGCGGTCATTCTCGACGGCTTCGTGGAGGGCTCGGCCGCCCTCGTCGGGGTGGCGCTCGCCCCCCACCTGCGCGACTTCCTCTTCCCGGCGGGCGAGTGCGCGGAGGTCGGGCACGTTCCCCAGCTCGCGCACCTGGGCCTGAAGCCGATGTTCAACCTCGGCCTGCGGCTGGGTGAGGGGACGGGCGGGGTGCTGGCCGCGCCGCTGCTGCTCGCCGCCGCCGCCACGCTCCGGGAGATGCGGACCTTCGCGGAGGCGGGGGTGCCGGGCGGGGGGTGA
- a CDS encoding ABC transporter substrate-binding protein has product MRHPARLLPLAALLTGAALATSYPLTVRDDLGRTVTLRGEPRRIVSMLPSHTETLAAIGAGGKLVAVDRFSNFPKAVTDRLPKVGSAFQPDIEAILALKPDLVLADESSGSRLTEKLAQAGLTVYGGSAQTYNDVFEKIGVLGRLTNRETGALNLITRMRRELNTLQASVARLPKVSTYYEVDPTPYSVGPNSFIGTLIDKAGGRTIVPARLGDFPKIDPELIVQANPQVMIGVPLTEARTRPGWSNLQAVRSGRVYTPSPEERDALSRPGPRLPVALRALIRWLHPEALK; this is encoded by the coding sequence ATGCGTCACCCTGCCCGCCTGCTCCCCCTCGCCGCGCTGCTCACCGGCGCCGCGCTCGCCACCTCCTACCCCCTGACCGTCCGGGACGACCTGGGCCGCACCGTGACCCTGAGGGGCGAGCCCCGGCGCATCGTCTCCATGCTGCCCAGCCACACCGAGACGCTCGCCGCCATCGGCGCGGGGGGCAAGCTCGTGGCGGTGGACCGCTTCAGCAACTTCCCCAAGGCGGTGACGGACCGGCTGCCCAAGGTCGGCAGCGCCTTCCAGCCCGACATCGAGGCGATCCTGGCCCTGAAGCCCGACCTCGTGCTCGCGGACGAGTCGAGCGGCTCCAGGCTGACCGAGAAGCTGGCGCAGGCGGGCCTGACCGTGTACGGCGGCAGCGCCCAGACGTACAACGACGTCTTCGAGAAGATCGGGGTGCTGGGCCGGCTGACGAACCGGGAGACGGGGGCGCTGAACCTCATCACGCGGATGCGGCGCGAGCTGAATACGCTCCAGGCGAGCGTGGCCCGCTTGCCCAAGGTGAGCACCTACTACGAGGTGGACCCGACCCCGTACTCGGTCGGCCCCAATTCCTTCATCGGCACCTTGATCGACAAGGCGGGCGGGCGGACCATCGTGCCCGCGCGGCTGGGCGACTTCCCGAAGATCGACCCCGAACTCATCGTGCAGGCCAACCCGCAGGTGATGATCGGCGTGCCCCTGACGGAGGCCCGGACGCGACCCGGCTGGTCGAATCTCCAGGCCGTGAGGAGTGGGCGCGTGTACACCCCCAGCCCCGAGGAACGGGACGCCCTCTCTCGCCCCGGCCCCCGCCTGCCCGTGGCCCTGCGCGCCCTGATCCGCTGGCTGCACCCGGAGGCATTGAAATGA
- a CDS encoding histidine phosphatase family protein → MLTLHLVRHAPTVPNAQRRYPGEDEDAPLSPEGRALARTLRLPTDAAAFTSPSRRARETAALAGFHQPVPTPALLEARFGVMAGRTWAELEAAFGEAPRAWIDALADPDSDGGPPGGETGRGFHARVRDWLAGLPESGEVVAFTHAGPMQAALRLTVGLRAVATPPGTAATLRRSDGHWWLTALRPPE, encoded by the coding sequence GTGTTGACGCTCCACCTCGTCCGCCACGCGCCCACCGTGCCGAACGCCCAGCGCCGTTATCCGGGAGAGGATGAAGACGCGCCCCTCTCCCCCGAAGGACGTGCCCTCGCCCGCACGCTACGGCTGCCGACGGACGCGGCGGCCTTCACCTCCCCCAGCCGCCGGGCCCGCGAGACCGCTGCGCTCGCCGGCTTCCATCAGCCCGTGCCCACCCCGGCCCTGCTGGAGGCCCGCTTCGGGGTGATGGCGGGGCGGACCTGGGCGGAGCTGGAGGCAGCATTCGGGGAGGCGCCGCGGGCCTGGATCGACGCCCTGGCCGATCCCGACTCGGACGGCGGGCCGCCGGGAGGGGAGACGGGCCGGGGCTTTCATGCCCGCGTTCGGGACTGGCTCGCTGGCCTCCCCGAATCCGGCGAGGTCGTCGCCTTCACGCACGCCGGACCCATGCAGGCGGCGTTGCGCCTCACGGTCGGGCTGCGGGCCGTCGCCACACCGCCCGGCACGGCCGCCACGCTGCGGCGCTCGGACGGGCACTGGTGGTTGACGGCCCTGCGCCCGCCGGAATAA
- a CDS encoding cobyric acid synthase: MIQGCTSNAGKSYLAAALCRALVGEGYRVAPFKAQNMSNNAGVTPAGLEMGRAQIVQARAARVVPDVRMNPVLLKPEANTRSQVVLLGRANPDLTALGWRERKAHLWPHVQGALHSLLAEYDVVVIEGAGSPAEVNLRASDIVNMRVALEAQAAVLLACDIDRGGAFAHLLGTWHCLTPGERALLRGFILNRFRGDPRLLAPAPEWLREQTGVPTVGVVPMLDLPLPEEDGVALEGPQAWEEGGFVAIARLPRVSNLDEFAPLGPLARWVSTPAELEGARAVILPGSKSTADDLAWLRGVGLAGAVTRAALSGVPVLGVCGGLQMLGRTVGDPHGVEGGGEVPGLGLLDLETEFAPEKTTRLTTFTDAETGLRLEGYEIHHGRTAPGPGVQNLAPGLLWRQGNVRGTYLHGLLEHPAYLERFLGWAGLTPPAALDSLDARLDAIAARVKASLDWDFVRGLL, translated from the coding sequence ATGATTCAGGGCTGCACGAGCAATGCGGGCAAGAGTTACCTCGCCGCCGCGCTCTGCCGCGCCCTCGTGGGTGAGGGGTACCGGGTCGCCCCCTTCAAGGCCCAGAACATGAGCAACAACGCGGGCGTCACCCCCGCCGGGCTGGAGATGGGCCGCGCCCAGATCGTCCAGGCGCGGGCGGCGCGGGTCGTGCCCGACGTGCGGATGAATCCGGTCCTCCTCAAGCCCGAGGCCAACACCCGCTCGCAGGTCGTCCTGCTGGGCCGCGCGAATCCCGACCTCACCGCCCTGGGCTGGCGCGAGCGCAAGGCGCACCTGTGGCCGCACGTGCAAGGGGCCCTCCACAGCCTCCTCGCCGAGTACGACGTGGTGGTGATCGAGGGCGCGGGCAGCCCCGCCGAGGTCAACCTCCGCGCCAGCGACATCGTGAATATGCGGGTGGCGTTGGAGGCTCAGGCGGCGGTGCTCCTCGCCTGCGACATCGACCGGGGCGGCGCGTTCGCCCACCTCCTCGGCACCTGGCACTGCCTGACGCCGGGGGAACGCGCCCTGCTGCGCGGCTTCATCCTCAACCGCTTTCGGGGTGATCCCCGCCTGCTCGCTCCCGCCCCCGAGTGGCTGCGGGAACAGACCGGCGTGCCCACCGTCGGCGTCGTGCCCATGCTCGACCTCCCCCTGCCCGAGGAGGACGGGGTGGCGCTGGAGGGCCCGCAGGCGTGGGAGGAGGGCGGCTTCGTCGCCATTGCCCGGCTGCCGCGTGTGTCGAACCTCGACGAGTTCGCCCCGCTCGGCCCGCTCGCCCGCTGGGTGTCCACGCCCGCCGAACTGGAGGGCGCCCGGGCGGTCATCCTGCCGGGCAGCAAGAGCACCGCCGACGACCTCGCGTGGCTGCGTGGGGTGGGGCTCGCCGGGGCCGTCACCCGCGCCGCTCTGTCCGGTGTTCCGGTTCTCGGCGTCTGCGGCGGGCTCCAGATGCTCGGGCGCACGGTCGGCGATCCGCACGGGGTGGAGGGCGGGGGGGAGGTGCCCGGCCTGGGCCTGCTCGACCTTGAAACCGAGTTCGCCCCCGAGAAGACCACCCGGCTGACCACCTTCACCGACGCGGAGACGGGGCTGAGGCTGGAGGGCTACGAGATTCACCACGGGCGGACGGCCCCGGGGCCGGGCGTGCAGAACCTCGCGCCGGGCCTGCTGTGGCGGCAGGGCAACGTGCGCGGCACCTACCTCCACGGCCTGCTCGAACACCCCGCCTACCTCGAACGGTTCCTGGGCTGGGCTGGCCTGACGCCTCCTGCCGCCCTCGACAGCCTCGACGCCCGGTTGGACGCCATCGCGGCCCGGGTGAAGGCGAGTTTGGACTGGGACTTCGTGAGGGGGCTGCTGTGA
- the cbiB gene encoding adenosylcobinamide-phosphate synthase CbiB yields the protein MRGRDAGRGARSSLLLALALDALGEPPAGVHPVVWMGSFLNGARGRWRATTPAGRFAEGGAWWGLGAALSTGAGLLAGHLPGGWITRGAFLKPLLARRALFGAVGEVHAALAAGDLPGARRLLAWHLVSRETGELSAAEVAGVCIESLAENLSDSVVAPLLMFRAGGLPLAALYRYANTADAMWGYRTPDLEHSGKLAARADDLLNLAPARLTALCAVLAAPPAGLDAPGAWRMWRRDAPATPSPNAGHPMSAFAGALGVRLDKRGVYVLNAGGRAPGAADVPRALRLARWTVALATVALLLPTPRRGAA from the coding sequence ATGAGGGGGCGGGACGCGGGACGCGGTGCGCGGTCGTCGCTCCTCCTCGCCCTGGCGCTGGACGCGCTGGGGGAGCCGCCCGCGGGCGTGCATCCGGTGGTCTGGATGGGAAGCTTCCTGAACGGGGCGCGGGGCCGCTGGCGGGCGACCACCCCGGCGGGACGGTTCGCCGAGGGGGGGGCGTGGTGGGGGCTCGGGGCGGCCCTCTCGACCGGAGCCGGGCTCCTCGCGGGCCACCTTCCGGGGGGCTGGATCACGCGCGGCGCCTTCCTCAAGCCGCTCCTCGCCCGCCGGGCGCTGTTCGGGGCGGTGGGGGAGGTCCACGCCGCCCTCGCCGCCGGGGACCTGCCGGGGGCGCGGCGGCTCCTGGCGTGGCACCTCGTCAGCCGGGAGACGGGGGAACTGAGCGCGGCGGAAGTCGCGGGCGTGTGTATCGAAAGCCTCGCGGAAAACCTCTCGGACAGCGTGGTCGCGCCGCTGCTGATGTTCCGCGCGGGCGGGCTGCCCCTCGCCGCCCTCTACCGCTACGCGAACACCGCCGACGCGATGTGGGGGTACCGTACGCCCGACCTCGAACACTCGGGGAAGCTGGCCGCCCGCGCCGACGACCTTCTCAATCTCGCGCCCGCCCGGCTGACGGCCCTGTGCGCGGTGCTCGCGGCCCCCCCGGCGGGGCTCGACGCCCCCGGCGCGTGGCGGATGTGGCGCCGGGACGCCCCGGCCACCCCCAGCCCGAACGCCGGGCACCCCATGAGCGCCTTCGCGGGGGCCCTCGGGGTGCGGCTCGACAAGCGGGGGGTGTACGTGTTGAACGCGGGGGGGCGGGCGCCGGGGGCGGCGGACGTGCCCCGCGCCCTGCGCCTCGCCCGCTGGACGGTGGCGCTCGCGACCGTGGCGCTGCTGCTTCCCACTCCCCGCCGGGGGGCCGCGTGA